A window of the Planctomycetia bacterium genome harbors these coding sequences:
- a CDS encoding trypsin-like serine protease — protein MKVAKTLLRRCAPSAKARIGHIELLESRRLLIGNHLGELEQTPSLLNPLAAVGALVTNDGAHCTGTLLNSDASAPQWVLTAAHCFRRLGEPATFYPGGAGYHSGDGGIRSGGDGILIPEDGIVIYPGYTPGQATETSVRDIALVHLSEPATGVASLGLFRTRVPLGQSFEMVGFGGTHNNPCEDPDVPVSEFGVKRWGKNRISDDFGLSAAVYELERNDGSFLVNGDSGGPALIRRVVEGLAGPRTIWEVLAVFSAAQVRSCILGIDDDLMTSTYAKASWIDSVAGTHPTDDRTIAGPNGEPFTGLTATSSQLLVDSQTLLSVAVGGFQDNRANPSTAADFSVSVDWGDGQNSTATILDDGLGIFRVLASHEFIAGGVYSVTLHVAQQSTGATIDTVGHAIVIDRPPHIASVDIPDAHGIAESDLLARTINELRVVISEQLVTTDANGAERNVLNRGNWQLLRNGVDITDHIVELGFESDPATRRYEVVLQISPMLSDGVYSLRLMDSVRDLGGNLLDGDQDGVMGGDFVRSFAIRVPVSLAAEFPASEPRSSYQWQSHAAMDPDGDAVVIWSSTGQDGSGEGVFGRRFDASGVSQGAEFQVNSYTSAAQLPQDVAMNASGDFVVTWISFGQDGSSWGVYARLYAADGEPRGDAFLVNQTTEKAQTLSAVAVDAEGAFVVTWTSEDQDGSGSGIYARRFAANGMPLGDEFRVNTTTLGSQLTPAIAMSPVGDFVVAWASYDPNLQKWGVFGQLYDAAGEPKADQFRLNSSPDDYGIYPSVAMDDTGNFVAAWAGPDGDSAGVFAQRFGAERNRLGAAFRVNRTTRNNQGLPQIAMDADGDFVIAWLSNNGQDGDREGIFAQRFDRSGTPTGEFQVNTFMPGTQTQPSVAMDAHGDFLVTWTSYDQQAANDPGIYAQRYRNSIIAIPGDIDGNRVVDLRDLNLVRNNFGANGGVGSTIGDTYPLDGVVNLNDLNAVRNNFGMSAGAALASTVHAMIGFSRAIDTISRSLPAASQRMLAADLLFALSGEAEAMNKHQQWNFELPPQHWTNRRTARN, from the coding sequence ATGAAGGTGGCAAAAACGTTACTCCGTCGCTGTGCTCCTTCTGCGAAGGCAAGAATTGGTCACATTGAGCTGCTTGAATCGCGACGACTGCTGATCGGCAATCACCTTGGTGAACTCGAACAAACTCCATCGCTCTTGAACCCATTGGCCGCCGTAGGGGCGCTTGTGACAAATGATGGGGCGCATTGTACCGGCACATTGCTGAATTCGGATGCCTCAGCTCCACAATGGGTCTTGACTGCCGCTCATTGCTTCAGGCGACTAGGAGAACCTGCCACTTTCTATCCGGGTGGTGCAGGATACCACAGCGGCGACGGCGGCATTCGAAGCGGTGGAGACGGAATTCTGATTCCTGAAGACGGGATCGTGATTTACCCCGGCTACACGCCTGGGCAAGCGACAGAGACGTCTGTCAGGGACATTGCACTCGTTCATTTGTCCGAGCCAGCCACCGGCGTCGCTTCATTGGGATTGTTTCGCACGCGTGTGCCGTTGGGGCAGAGCTTCGAGATGGTTGGCTTTGGCGGCACACACAATAATCCTTGTGAGGACCCTGATGTACCAGTCTCCGAGTTCGGAGTTAAACGCTGGGGAAAGAATCGCATCTCCGATGATTTTGGATTGAGTGCCGCAGTTTATGAACTAGAACGCAATGACGGAAGCTTTCTAGTGAACGGTGATTCGGGCGGTCCCGCACTCATTCGCCGCGTAGTAGAGGGCCTGGCAGGTCCGCGGACGATTTGGGAGGTTTTGGCGGTATTTAGTGCCGCCCAGGTGCGGAGCTGCATCTTAGGGATTGACGACGACCTGATGACCAGCACTTATGCGAAGGCCTCGTGGATTGACTCGGTCGCGGGAACTCATCCAACTGACGACCGCACAATCGCCGGACCAAACGGAGAGCCGTTCACCGGACTGACCGCAACAAGCTCACAGCTACTCGTCGATTCCCAAACACTGCTTTCAGTGGCAGTCGGCGGATTCCAAGATAACCGTGCAAATCCGTCGACTGCGGCAGATTTCTCAGTTTCGGTCGATTGGGGAGATGGGCAGAACTCGACCGCAACAATACTGGATGACGGGCTGGGGATCTTTCGGGTGCTCGCGTCCCATGAATTCATTGCCGGTGGAGTCTATTCAGTCACGCTTCACGTAGCTCAGCAAAGCACCGGAGCGACAATTGATACGGTCGGCCACGCCATTGTCATCGACCGACCGCCACATATCGCAAGTGTCGACATTCCGGACGCCCATGGAATTGCCGAGTCCGACTTATTGGCCCGCACAATCAACGAACTTCGCGTAGTCATTTCCGAACAGCTTGTGACAACTGATGCGAACGGTGCGGAAAGGAACGTACTCAATAGAGGCAACTGGCAACTCCTCCGAAATGGCGTCGACATTACCGATCACATCGTCGAACTAGGGTTTGAGTCGGACCCAGCAACGCGACGCTACGAAGTGGTGTTGCAGATCAGTCCAATGCTCAGCGACGGAGTTTATTCGTTGCGGCTGATGGACAGCGTCCGCGACCTGGGCGGCAATTTGTTAGATGGCGACCAGGACGGTGTCATGGGCGGCGACTTTGTACGCTCATTTGCGATTCGCGTTCCGGTTAGCTTGGCAGCCGAATTCCCAGCATCGGAGCCTCGCTCTAGTTATCAGTGGCAGTCGCATGCGGCGATGGACCCAGACGGCGACGCGGTGGTGATTTGGTCGAGCACGGGCCAAGACGGCAGCGGCGAAGGAGTTTTTGGGCGTCGGTTCGATGCTTCGGGTGTTTCCCAGGGAGCAGAGTTTCAGGTCAATTCATACACCTCCGCCGCTCAGTTGCCGCAGGATGTGGCGATGAACGCATCCGGCGACTTTGTGGTGACCTGGATTAGTTTCGGACAGGACGGGAGCAGTTGGGGAGTCTACGCTCGGCTTTATGCTGCCGATGGCGAACCTCGCGGTGATGCGTTCTTGGTGAATCAAACGACCGAGAAAGCCCAGACCTTGTCCGCTGTGGCGGTGGATGCCGAGGGTGCGTTTGTCGTGACCTGGACGAGTGAAGATCAGGACGGCAGCGGCAGCGGGATTTATGCCCGTCGGTTCGCGGCGAACGGCATGCCCTTGGGCGACGAGTTTCGTGTGAATACCACGACGCTTGGCTCCCAATTGACGCCGGCGATTGCCATGAGCCCCGTGGGCGATTTTGTTGTGGCCTGGGCCAGTTACGACCCCAACCTGCAGAAGTGGGGAGTGTTCGGACAACTCTACGATGCCGCCGGTGAACCGAAGGCGGACCAGTTCCGCCTTAACTCTTCCCCGGACGACTATGGTATCTACCCGTCGGTGGCGATGGACGATACCGGCAATTTTGTTGCCGCCTGGGCGGGACCGGATGGCGATTCTGCGGGAGTCTTTGCCCAACGCTTCGGTGCCGAGCGAAACCGCTTGGGAGCTGCATTTCGTGTGAACCGGACCACACGGAACAATCAAGGGCTCCCCCAGATTGCGATGGACGCTGACGGGGACTTCGTAATCGCGTGGCTCAGCAACAACGGGCAAGACGGAGACCGGGAGGGCATCTTCGCGCAGCGGTTCGACCGCAGCGGAACTCCCACGGGAGAGTTTCAAGTTAATACCTTCATGCCGGGCACTCAAACCCAGCCCTCGGTCGCGATGGACGCCCACGGTGACTTCCTCGTCACCTGGACCAGTTACGACCAGCAAGCAGCCAACGACCCGGGAATCTATGCACAACGGTACCGGAATTCCATTATTGCGATTCCGGGCGACATCGACGGCAATCGGGTTGTCGACCTCAGGGATTTGAATTTGGTCCGGAACAACTTCGGAGCGAATGGTGGAGTTGGTTCAACCATTGGAGACACCTATCCACTTGACGGCGTTGTCAACCTGAACGACCTGAACGCCGTACGAAACAACTTCGGAATGTCTGCTGGTGCAGCATTGGCGTCCACCGTTCATGCCATGATTGGGTTTTCGAGGGCGATTGATACTATTTCACGGTCATTGCCTGCGGCGTCGCAACGGATGCTGGCGGCCGATTTATTGTTTGCGTTGTCCGGTGAGGCAGAAGCGATGAACAAACATCAGCAGTGGAATTTTGAACTGCCACCACAGCATTGGACGAATCGCCGGACCGCTCGCAATTAA
- a CDS encoding AAA family ATPase, whose product MLIALANTKGGVGKSTLAVHLAVWCFDQGAKVALIDADKQGLSSRWTALAEPQIEIRKVSTPEECLSDAQELIQSHDFVVGDCPGGLDDVSRTLLILAGLAVLPITPSILDLWSVKDATTILRYAQQINGGRPEGRLVLNRIKKREKISRELRDVAPSLGLVVADAVIHDRNAYRDAALQGTVVSRMGKRVLAETTEIDQLFRELLAGTPVAAAHETPQFFIAKEAAND is encoded by the coding sequence ATGCTGATTGCTCTTGCAAATACCAAAGGCGGAGTCGGGAAATCGACGCTCGCCGTTCACTTGGCCGTGTGGTGCTTTGACCAAGGTGCGAAGGTCGCACTCATTGACGCCGACAAACAGGGTTTGTCATCTCGGTGGACCGCCCTTGCGGAGCCGCAAATTGAGATTCGGAAGGTGAGCACGCCCGAGGAATGCCTCTCAGACGCCCAAGAATTGATTCAGAGCCATGATTTTGTGGTGGGGGACTGTCCAGGGGGACTCGACGACGTAAGTCGGACTTTGCTCATTCTTGCCGGTCTGGCCGTTCTACCCATTACGCCCTCGATTCTCGACCTTTGGTCCGTCAAAGATGCCACGACTATTTTGCGATACGCTCAACAAATCAATGGCGGACGACCCGAGGGCCGGCTTGTCCTCAACCGCATCAAGAAGCGAGAGAAGATTAGCCGGGAGCTTCGTGATGTAGCTCCATCACTTGGTCTAGTTGTCGCCGACGCCGTTATTCACGACCGCAACGCGTACCGAGATGCTGCACTACAGGGCACTGTTGTTAGTCGCATGGGCAAAAGAGTGCTCGCCGAAACGACCGAAATCGACCAGCTATTTCGCGAGCTATTGGCGGGGACGCCAGTCGCAGCCGCTCACGAAACGCCTCAATTCTTCATTGCAAAGGAGGCTGCAAATGACTGA
- a CDS encoding replication initiator protein A, whose product MEAERTRRSTPEKTKALRFGKDEMNLLEYSFSSVGTKVDYATKSVLFTKAEWDPMTAAPIERRLKITFSGEYGRPTIEDDELYLGLLLLTKIAGCRSPLVSFTQYELIEAGRLTKRGDLYRRIDMAFNRLKGVQFDFKRAFFDNAAKCWVDRTFGLIDDVKLYNRNEYDHARRANGGSRPRGWFKWGDAVFDSFVAGFVKTLDLDIYHNLRGNIAKKMFRWFDKEWHHKQRIRVDLHRFAEEKLGAKRGQPRSELLRLLQPGFAELNSRGLIGAVKVTELPKGKAEVVVVRPSNSVGFEATRDLSDDQRRLVEALSARGVKRNGKTGPAELVRTCDPQRINRVLEHFDYLKSIAATKSPGWIVSACMSEQEFTAPRGFTTSEEKSRHAQARQQAVTSQMQVEAKRLAEIATEREQSASKQQFVEAYLESLPAAERLILESRAVAEAPSQLQKTYFAAKRLGDGTFFQKCRYELLFTFLNAASTTVNEERKK is encoded by the coding sequence ATGGAAGCGGAGAGAACACGACGCAGTACGCCGGAAAAGACCAAGGCATTGAGATTTGGCAAGGACGAAATGAACCTGTTGGAGTATTCGTTCTCGTCGGTCGGTACGAAAGTCGACTACGCGACGAAGAGCGTGTTATTCACGAAGGCAGAATGGGACCCGATGACAGCGGCCCCAATCGAGCGACGACTCAAGATTACGTTCTCCGGCGAATATGGCCGTCCGACCATCGAAGACGATGAACTCTACCTTGGGCTGCTGTTACTAACGAAAATAGCCGGATGCCGTTCGCCGCTGGTTTCCTTCACGCAATACGAACTCATTGAAGCCGGTCGTCTCACCAAGCGAGGCGATTTGTATCGTCGAATTGATATGGCCTTTAACCGGCTCAAGGGTGTGCAATTTGATTTCAAGCGAGCGTTTTTCGACAATGCCGCGAAGTGCTGGGTGGACCGCACATTTGGACTCATCGACGACGTGAAACTCTACAATCGCAACGAATACGACCACGCCAGGCGAGCCAATGGAGGGTCGCGTCCTCGTGGCTGGTTCAAATGGGGCGACGCCGTCTTCGACAGTTTCGTGGCAGGATTTGTCAAAACGCTCGACCTCGACATTTACCACAATCTGCGGGGCAACATTGCAAAAAAGATGTTCCGCTGGTTTGACAAGGAGTGGCATCACAAACAAAGGATTCGGGTCGACCTTCATCGGTTTGCGGAAGAGAAACTGGGAGCCAAACGAGGGCAACCCCGTTCGGAGCTTCTGCGGCTATTGCAACCGGGCTTTGCAGAGTTGAATTCCCGCGGCCTCATCGGTGCGGTCAAGGTGACGGAGCTTCCGAAAGGAAAAGCGGAAGTCGTCGTCGTGCGGCCCAGCAACTCGGTCGGTTTTGAGGCAACCCGCGATTTGAGCGATGACCAGCGAAGGCTTGTCGAAGCGCTTTCCGCCCGCGGTGTCAAGCGAAACGGAAAAACGGGCCCCGCCGAGCTTGTGCGAACCTGCGACCCGCAACGCATCAACCGAGTGCTGGAACACTTCGACTATCTAAAATCTATCGCGGCGACAAAATCTCCCGGGTGGATTGTGTCCGCCTGCATGTCGGAGCAAGAATTCACGGCACCCCGTGGCTTTACGACAAGCGAGGAGAAATCGCGTCACGCCCAGGCAAGGCAACAAGCCGTGACAAGTCAGATGCAAGTCGAAGCCAAGCGGTTGGCTGAGATAGCGACGGAACGCGAGCAATCCGCATCGAAGCAGCAGTTCGTTGAGGCGTACCTGGAATCATTGCCGGCGGCGGAGCGACTAATTCTCGAAAGCCGGGCCGTCGCAGAAGCCCCGTCTCAATTGCAGAAGACCTACTTTGCCGCGAAGCGACTTGGCGACGGCACTTTCTTTCAAAAATGCCGGTACGAACTGTTGTTCACCTTCCTCAATGCAGCAAGCACGACAGTCAACGAAGAGCGGAAGAAGTAA
- a CDS encoding DUF3644 domain-containing protein translates to MKAIYKKLLEQSEHAALAAIEVYNKPDFKYREESFVILLINAWELLLKAKILRDSGRMQSLYVYHGPKQRRIRKTRCGNPMTIDLFGAAKKLNLDQTAIGNLEMLTEIRDACVHFHPGDGLKELVFNLGAAALRNYVTLVQQWFKRSLGKYDFFILPMGFSHGFVGFDGTAVAGIPKELARIFQATKQKQQALAASSGDFLFACEIDIHLRSSKKYAGDATAIVKVDPSATTGTVVVQEKRKLDQYPLSYKEVIAKVRERLPEVKQGAIDGVIRREKVKSNSRLSVYSFLKKADENRYLNTGAVKPGTTSIYNHDAVECQRALEYRHCGRNEKQPF, encoded by the coding sequence ATGAAGGCAATCTACAAGAAACTGCTCGAACAGTCGGAGCACGCGGCTCTCGCCGCTATTGAAGTTTACAATAAACCTGACTTCAAATACCGAGAGGAGTCGTTCGTCATATTGTTGATTAACGCTTGGGAGCTCCTCTTGAAGGCGAAGATTCTTCGCGATTCAGGAAGAATGCAGAGCCTCTACGTTTATCACGGTCCGAAGCAACGACGCATCAGAAAGACTCGGTGCGGAAACCCGATGACCATCGACCTGTTCGGAGCGGCAAAGAAGCTGAATCTCGACCAGACTGCCATTGGAAACCTGGAGATGCTGACAGAGATTCGCGACGCTTGCGTACATTTCCATCCGGGCGATGGACTGAAGGAATTAGTATTTAACCTGGGTGCTGCGGCACTTCGAAACTATGTGACCTTGGTGCAGCAATGGTTTAAGAGGAGTCTGGGCAAGTACGACTTCTTCATCTTGCCTATGGGTTTCTCACATGGCTTCGTCGGCTTCGACGGGACGGCCGTGGCTGGCATTCCGAAGGAATTGGCCCGCATCTTCCAAGCGACCAAGCAAAAGCAGCAAGCGTTGGCCGCGTCTTCGGGCGATTTCTTGTTTGCCTGTGAAATTGACATTCATCTCCGGTCATCGAAGAAATACGCCGGAGATGCGACGGCCATCGTGAAGGTCGACCCGAGTGCGACGACCGGAACAGTGGTCGTGCAAGAAAAACGAAAACTGGACCAGTACCCGTTGTCATATAAGGAGGTTATCGCGAAAGTTCGCGAACGGCTTCCCGAGGTGAAGCAGGGAGCCATTGATGGCGTAATTCGCCGTGAGAAGGTCAAGTCGAATAGTCGGCTGTCCGTTTACAGCTTTCTGAAAAAGGCCGACGAGAACAGATATCTCAACACGGGAGCTGTGAAGCCTGGGACAACGTCTATTTACAACCATGACGCAGTCGAATGTCAGCGGGCACTCGAATACCGCCACTGCGGGCGGAATGAAAAGCAGCCATTTTGA